One genomic window of Elaeis guineensis isolate ETL-2024a chromosome 2, EG11, whole genome shotgun sequence includes the following:
- the LOC140855749 gene encoding G-type lectin S-receptor-like serine/threonine-protein kinase At2g19130, with protein MDTEMRPCSSLSIFLLFFLFSSLNIQHYVATDSISSGQSISGNQTIVSKGGNFELGFFKPGNSHNYYIGIWYKTIPGQTVFWVANRATPISNTSSAEFKISEDGNLVLLNSSTIPVWSSNSTPSTSDSTVAVLLDTGNLVIRNGSNTTIWQSFDHPTDTWMPGGWLGVNKVTGEYQSITSWENPENPAPGLFAESMDPDGSNQFVLLWNGSEVYWSSGLWNGQYFTAVPTTSASSPFNFTFTDNKQRKYAMYTILDSSFITRCVIDSSGQLKQWYWLNSSQEWQTVFTQPVAQCDVYSLCGIFGICDQKSTDNICSCSPGFEPASMEEWELKVWSSGCVRKTSLRCSNQSSAGGEEDRFLEMTNTRLPASPQNLNVGSAEDCEQACLNNCSCNAYAYVSGCLIWTGDLRNLQQLYVGDSGAGTLHLRLAASDFPGSSSSHKFVIDLTLSVIGGVLGILCVLVGLIWTFQRRKRIRMSKQVEGSVIVFTYSDLQRATKNFSEMLGSGGFGSVFKGTLVDSTDVAVKKLEGLRQGEKQFRTEVSTLAAIQHVNLVRLRGFCSEGSKRLLVYEYMLGGSLDSHLFQINSTVLDWKTRYQIILGIARGLAYLHEKCRECIVHCDIKPDNILLDKDFCAKVADFGMAKLIGRDFSRVLTTMRGTIGYLAPEWISGLPITSKVDVYSFGMMLFELISGKRNAAHSEDGNEIFYPSWAAKKITEGDIFSLLDHRLNGAADIEELTRVCRVACWCIQDSEGHRPTMGLVVQILEGVLEVSMPPLPKALQLLTGDQSQIGNQLPSAESKDPLDQSQDFYQ; from the coding sequence ATGGATACTGAGATGAGGCCATGTTCCTCTCTTTCcatatttcttctcttctttctcttctcttctctcaacATCCAACACTATGTAGCAACTGATAGCATCTCTTCAGGCCAGTCCATCTCTGGAAACCAGACCATAGTGTCCAAAGGAGGCAACTTTGAGCTTGGGTTCTTCAAACCAGGTAACTCGCATAACTACTACATAGGCATCTGGTACAAAACAATTCCAGGCCAAACTGTATTCTGGGTGGCGAACAGAGCAACACCCATCTCCAACACCTCCTCTGCCGAGTTCAAAATCTCAGAAGATGGCAACCTAGTCCTCCTCAACAGTTCCACAATCCCAGTTTGGTCATCCAATTCAACTCCATCAACATCGGATTCGACAGTTGCAGTTCTTCTCGACACCGGAAATCTTGTGATAAGAAATGGGTCAAACACTACAATTTGGCAGAGTTTTGATCACCCAACTGACACATGGATGCCAGGAGGATGGCTTGGAGTTAACAAGGTCACAGGTGAGTATCAGAGCATCACTTCATGGGAGAATCCCGAGAACCCTGCCCCCGGGCTTTTCGCTGAAAGTATGGATCCCGATGGATCCAATCAGTTTGTATTGCTGTGGAATGGTTCTGAAGTTTATTGGAGCAGTGGGCTTTGGAATGGCCAGTACTTCACTGCGGTCCCTACGACCAGTGCAAGTAGTCCCTTCAACTTCACCTTCACCGACAACAAGCAGCGGAAGTATGCCATGTATACCATCCTCGACAGTTCTTTCATCACTCGGTGTGTGATTGATTCCTCTGGGCAATTAAAGCAATGGTATTGGCTGAACAGCTCCCAGGAGTGGCAGACAGTCTTTACTCAACCTGTGGCCCAATGTGATGTCTACTCTCTATGTGGCATTTTTGGTATCTGCGATCAGAAAAGCACGGATAATATTTGCAGCTGCTCCCCTggtttcgaaccagcttcaatgGAAGAATGGGAGCTCAAAGTTTGGAGCTCAGGGTGCGTGCGGAAAACCAGTTTGCGATGCAGTAATCAAAGCTCGGCTGGTGGAGAAGAGGATAGATTCCTTGAGATGACCAATACGAGATTGCCTGCCAGTCCACAGAACTTGAATGTTGGGAGTGCCGAAGACTGCGAACAAGCTTGCTTGAACAACTGCTCTTGTAACGCGTATGCTTATGTGAGTGGATGCTTAATTTGGACTGGGGACCTTCGGAACCTTCAACAACTCTATGTTGGTGATAGTGGAGCTGGTACTCTTCATCTCCGGCTCGCTGCCTCTGACTTCCCCGGTTCAAGTAGCTCACATAAATttgtaattgatctaactctTAGCGTCATCGGTGGAGTTCTTGGGATCTTGTGCGTTCTTGTAGGACTAATTTGGACATTTCAAAGGAGGAAACGAATTAGGATGTCAAAACAAGTTGAGGGTTCTGTGATTGTGTTTACTTACAGCGATCTGCAGCGTGCGACCAAGAACTTCTCTGAGATGTTGGGCAGTGGTGGCTTTGGCTCTGTTTTTAAAGGGACATTAGTTGACTCAACCGATGTAGCTGTGAAGAAGCTTGAAGGCTTGAGACAAGGTGAGAAGCAATTCCGAACCGAAGTGAGCACATTGGCTGCTATTCAACATGTCAATCTGGTTCGCCTTCGCGGCTTCTGCTCCGAGGGCAGCAAAAGGCTTCTGGTTTATGAGTACATGTTAGGAGGTTCCTTGGACTCCCATCTCTTTCAAATCAATTCCACAGTTCTCGACTGGAAGACGAGGTATCAAATTATTCTTGGGATTGCGAGAGGATTAGCCTACCTCCATGAGAAGTGCAGGGAGTGCATCGTACACTGCGACATAAAGCCAGACAACATACTTCTAGACAAGGATTTCTGCGCAAAAGTTGCAGACTTTGGCATGGCAAAGCTCATCGGTCGTGACTTCAGCAGGGTATTGACAACCATGAGGGGAACCATTGGCTATCTCGCGCCTGAGTGGATCTCAGGCCTACCAATCACCTCCAAAGTGGATGTCTACAGTTTTGGGATGATGCTCTTTGAGTTGATATCAGGCAAGCGAAACGCAGCGCACTCTGAGGATGGGAATGAAATCTTTTATCCTTCCTGGGCTGCAAAAAAGATCACTGAAGGCGACATATTTAGCTTATTGGACCATAGATTGAATGGTGCTGCGGACATTGAAGAGCTAACCAGAGTCTGTAGAGTTGCTTGCTGGTGCATTCAAGACTCTGAAGGTCATAGGCCAACAATGGGACTGGTGGTGCAGATCCTAGAGGGAGTCCTTGAGGTGAGCATGCCGCCACTTCCCAAGGCTCTTCAACTTCTTACCGGAGATCAGAGCCAAATTGGTAATCAATTGCCATCCGCTGAATCCAAAGATCCACTTGATCAATCTCAGGATTTCTATCAGTAA
- the LOC105036556 gene encoding G-type lectin S-receptor-like serine/threonine-protein kinase At2g19130, with amino-acid sequence MDHWSKSWFLPLFFLIHFSFGSRFSKAADTLYPGQSLSGNQTIVSQGGIFELGFFTPGNISKNFYIGIWYKQIPVRAVVWIANRDHPISDTGASELKISDDGNLVLTQSKIQVWSSNITTTTSSSTLAVLLDTGNLVLRNSSNSSAALWQSFDHPTDTWLPNQKLGLNRITGKNQLVTSWRNLEDPSTGLFSRGIDPKGTDQYFLWRNGTEYWTTGLWNGKIFANIPDLGSGDYLSYVHVSNERENYFTYTFRDTSTISRLVMDVTGQEKILKWIESSQEWLWVCLLPSDPCSVPSLCGAFGSCSLETVPFCSCLEGFRPQSSTDWNLSDWSGGCVRRTPLQCFNSSVNTENDGFLAIPDVQLRTNPHNLEVGTAEECESACLKSCFCTAYSYSSTCSIWYGDIYDLKKLSNGSSNRDSRVLYLRLAASDLPSKHSQTVHRSIIIIIGAVAGSAFCLLAAVALIWKFQSTHPIGLSEEIKGSLVLFRYKNLVKATNNFSEKLGAGSFGTVYKGTLRDSTLVAVKRLGRTGQGEKQFRAEVSTIGQVRHVNLVGLRGFCFEGSERLLVYDYMPNGSLGSQLFREKSKILDWTTRFQIALGTARGLAYLHGQCRDCIIHCDIKPENILLDSEFSPKVADFGMAKLIGREFSRVLTTMRGTLGYLAPEWISGLAITPKADVYSYGMMLLEIISGRRNAEVSEDGDIAFFPLWAASKVKEDEILSLLDYRLEGKANVDELRRACRVAVWCIQGEESHRPTMSLVVQVLEGVSEVNMPPIPKQLYSLVENQEDMLSSTATFGGQT; translated from the coding sequence ATGGATCACTGGAGCAAGTCATGGTTCCTGCCACTTTTTTTCCTCATTCATTTCTCCTTCGGTTCCCGTTTCTCCAAAGCAGCTGATACCCTCTATCCAGGTCAGTCTCTCTCTGGGAACCAGACCATCGTCTCTCAAGGTGGCATCTTCGAACTGGGTTTCTTCACACCAGGTAACATCTCTAAAAATTTCTACATAGGCATATGGTATAAACAAATCCCAGTTAGAGCGGTAGTTTGGATAGCAAACAGAGACCATCCAATATCTGATACCGGTGCATCAGAACTTAAAATCTCAGACGATGGCAATCTAGTCCTTACCCAATCTAAAATCCAAGTCTGGTCATCAAATATAACCACTACCACCTCGAGTTCCACGCTTGCGGTGCTTCTTGACACTGGCAACTTGGTTTTAAGGAACAGTTCGAACTCCTCTGCTGCGTTGTGGCAGAGTTTTGATCACCCAACTGATACATGGCTGCCTAACCAGAAGCTTGGTCTGAACAGAATCACTGGAAAAAACCAGCTCGTTACTTCATGGAGAAACTTAGAGGATCCTTCAACTGGCCTTTTCTCCCGAGGCATAGACCCAAAGGGAACTGACCAATATTTTCTATGGCGAAATGGTACCGAATATTGGACTACTGGGCTTTGGAATGGCAAGATATTTGCCAACATTCCTGATCTGGGTTCAGGCGATTACCTGAGCTATGTCCATGTTTCTAATGAAAGGGAGAACTATTTCACATACACCTTTAGAGATACCTCTACTATATCAAGACTCGTCATGGATGTAACAGGGCAAGAAAAGATCCTGAAGTGGATCGAGAGTTCTCAGGAATGGTTATGGGTTTGTCTATTACCCAGTGATCCATGCTCGGTTCCATCTCTGTGTGGGGCTTTCGGCAGCTGCAGTTTAGAAACAGTGCCTTTCTGTAGTTGTTTAGAAGGTTTCAGACCACAATCCTCAACAGATTGGAATTTGAGTGATTGGAGTGGTGGCTGTGTAAGGAGAACCCCTCTGCAGTGTTTCAATAGCTCTGTGAACACAGAAAACGATGGGTTTTTGGCGATACCGGATGTGCAATTACGGACCAATCCACATAATTTGGAGGTTGGGACCGCAGAAGAATGTGAATCAGCTTGCTTAAAAAGTTGTTTTTGCACTGCTTACTCATACAGCAGTACGTGTTCGATATGGTATGGGGATATCTATGATCTTAAGAAACTTTCTAATGGTTCAAGCAATAGAGACTCTAGAGTCCTTTATCTTCGCCTTGCAGCATCTGATCTTCCAAGCAAACACAGCCAAACAGTTCATAGAAGCATAATAATCATTATTGGAGCAGTTGCTGGATCTGCTTTTTGTTTACTTGCTGCTGTTGCACTGATATGGAAATTTCAATCTACGCATCCAATTGGTTTATCAGAAGAGATCAAGGGTTCATTGGTGCTATTTAGGTACAAGAATTTGGTGAAGGCGACCAACAACTTCTCCGAAAAGCTAGGAGCTGGCAGTTTCGGAACTGTCTATAAAGGAACATTGCGCGATTCAACTTTAGTAGCAGTGAAGAGACTTGGAAGAACTGGACAAGGAGAGAAGCAGTTCCGAGCTGAAGTGAGCACAATTGGGCAGGTCAGGCATGTTAATCTTGTTGGCCTTCGTGGATTCTGTTTCGAAGGTTCTGAAAGATTGCTAGTTTATGATTACATGCCAAATGGTTCATTGGGCTCTCAATTGTTTCGGGAAAAATCCAAGATTTTGGACTGGACTACAAGATTTCAGATTGCACTTGGGACAGCTAGGGGATTGGCTTACCTTCATGGGCAGTGCAGAGACTGCATAATACACTGCGACATCAAGCCTGAGAACATACTTCTAGACTCAGAATTCTCCCCTAAAGTAGCCGACTTTGGCATGGCAAAGCTAATTGGCAGGGAATTCAGCAGAGTTCTGACAACTATGAGAGGAACCCTGGGATACCTTGCACCTGAATGGATTTCTGGATTGGCCATCACCCCAAAGGCTGATGTTTATAGCTATGGTATGATGCTTCTTGAAATTATATCAGGCAGGAGAAATGCAGAGGTATCTGAGGATGGAGATATTGCTTTTTTCCCTCTTTGGGCTGCCAGCAAAGTTAAGGAAGACGAAATTCTTAGTTTATTAGATTACAGATTAGAGGGTAAAGCTAATGTGGATGAACTGAGGAGAGCTTGTAGGGTTGCTGTTTGGTGTATCCAAGGTGAAGAGAGTCACAGGCCAACAATGAGTTTGGTTGTTCAAGTCCTAGAAGGAGTTTCAGAGGTCAATATGCCACCAATTCCAAAGCAACTTTATAGCCTTGTGGAGAATCAAGAGGATATGCTTTCTTCAACAGCAACTTTTGGTGGGCAGACTTAA